The DNA window AAACTCTCACAAAAAACtccttcaaaaaaatatttttcagacAGGATGTCAAGACATCAGGTGTGACATTAAGCATATAAAGCTCCCCCTAAACACCTGATCATCTCACAGTCATCTCAGCATCAAAATATCATACTCCCCATAACACCAGATCAGGAGAAAAAACTACTACTCCCCCTCaagggaaaataataaaaaataccaaACTACCCCAAAACACATACCACCTCGTTCCATAGTACTAAGAAATATCTTCCCTGGAACTCACCCAAAATAGAATAGGGTGCAAGTtgtgataccaattgaaattctggtatataAATATCAAATGTCGTATGAAATGTCACGGCACTAATATCAGATCATTCATACATTACAAAATAATTATGTTATTAAAGTAAAGTGCATGAAATAAATAACACAAGTCAAttattaacccagttcggtgcaacgtcacctacatctgggggcatcAAAGCCAGGAAAgaaatccactataatagtattagtttaAAGTTTTAAACAACCTCTGGATTTATAAACTTTGCACCTAATCACTACCTGTAAAATTTCTATCTAAGACTCTCCTAGATATGAGACCCCTCTCACTTCCCTTCAATCACACAACAGTGATGACAACAATAATCAACAAACCAAAGACACGCTTCCAATGAAACATAATCCACTCTTGCTTAAAATCTCATGAGTGATTCACAATTACAACTCAAAACTCAGTTTAACTCAGTAATCAAAATGATACAAGAGAGGCTCACAAACAACAAATACCAAACTAAACCCTAATGGATATTGTCAGACTTGCGTCTTCTCTCTCAGCATATTAGGTTTAGATTCTTCATTTAAATAGGCAAATAAACGTTTGGGCTTGAGCTCAGAAACGCAATAGATCCAATTTGAACGGTTGCCTAAAATCTACAGAATCTTCTGCATAAAATCAGGAAGAGATTTAAGTTGTTACAAGatatgttttaatatttaatattggcAAGCAAATCAAATCTGAATCCAATATAATATCCTAGTTTAAATCCTTCTTGGACCGCAAACAATGTGAACAAAATCTTCAGAGGATCTTTAGATATCTCACATGAAAAATAAATCTTCCAATAATAGAAAACAAGACACGTTCTGATGTCGTACAAACACGTTAGGACATCTTGTCCAACATCTTGCTGAAATACTTGTTTTAACTGAATGCAACCAACAAGACAAAACCTAACAGGAGAAAATATAAGGAAGATATGTTGTATAATGGAATTGAGTAAACATTATATCCAAAGCATCCTTAAAGAGACGCCAAAATATCctctaaaatataaattaaatttgtcAGGACCACGACTTATTCTAATAACATTGAAAGACCTCCATATAAATTTTAGTGAGGATGgatgaataagaaaaaaatacaTTAGCATCCACTGAAATAATTCAAAAAAGTGCCTCATCTAAAAGCGGGCGGTCAATAAGAGGTTTTTGAACGATTAGATGCGATCAACATTATCATTATATCATTGTTGTCAGAATCGCGATCAGAATCGCAAAATCCATGGATTTTGCGATTTTGCTCACCCTAAACGATTTGAATCGTGAGTAGAATCCTAATTCAGAGCAAAATCCCAATAAAATCGCACAAAATCGCTAAATCGCAGCAAAATCCGCGATTTCATATGGATTCCAAcgattttgttttttgtttttgtgggTAATTTTAGAATGGGTTAAGACGACCCGTTTCAGTTTTGCGACACGGCTTTAacccttttttatttaaaatgggggaaaccctaatttattgatatttatttgacGTTAGCACTTCTACATAAACCGTGGATGGCGCATTAGTGATCTAATTTAGCATATAGgctttaagtattttttttatatttaagatTTGAGACTTGGTTGTTTTATGTTAAAActttgagtatatatatatatatattatgagttGAATCCATCGATTTTGGTTGCAATTTTCGATTATGCGATCTTGATTTCTCTTTTCGATTCAACAAAACGATCTGAGTAGAATCCACCGATTTTGGTTGCGATTTACGATTTTTCGATCTTACTATCCTCTTTCGATTCAAAGTAAACTctcgattctgacaaccttgCATTATATATTAAGCTCATGTTTGGATAAAAATCTGTAATCTGATGTGTTTGCCATCACTTGTACTACCTTTGATGTTTTATTGCAATTTTTGAACACTTCTGCTCTAGGAACAATGCCATCTGACCTGGAAACAAtccttataaaaattatattatatagaaAACAGTGGGTGCTAGAACCATACTGTTTTTCAACACTTGGGCATCACCATTTAATTTGAGCTTGAGGAtaacaataatagcaatcaagtCTTAAATGTGAGATTGTGTAGATTCAAAGTGACCTCTGATATTTATCATAACAGGTAATTACTTGTCTTATATTGTATTCAATTTGACACTTTGTTATTTTGTTAGGTTATATTGGCAATTAGTATTGTTGAGACATCAATTATGATTCCTGGAATCAAGTATGTAattgatcctgaacttgtaaaaGCGCAATTCTATGACCCTGGAAAAGGCATGGAATCTTGATTGTAGTACCTACATCCAAGTCACAAGACTACAGATAAGGTATGGTATGGTCCTAgattatgtttctgtcattttaaTCTTTCATTTTGTTTGATGTTTAATTTTTGCTGCAATTGTTGGTTGAATTGATTTAATTTATGTAATGAAAATGAAATTATTGTATATATGCTCAAGAAACACATCTAGAACTAAAATAAGCTATTAGGGCTTAAAGTATAGATTTTCTTAAACTATAATTTATGTTTGTCTTATctttttaaatcatattttagTTATAATGATTGGTATGTTACATATGTAGTTAAGTTTAGCTATGAAAGTAATATATCTAATTCTTCTAAAATGGAAGTGCATTTTGATtatctatattattttttttttaataagcaattgattataaagctcgcactaggggtgcaacccttaaaAAAATACGCTATAATGCGTTAGAACAAGATAAAGGAAGTTTGAACCATTCATAATAAATGGCACTAAACTTAGCGTACCCAAAAGACAACCATCTCCACGATAGAAAAACGATATTGGAACAAACCACATCAAAACTAAAAGTTTCCCCCTTGAAAATTATAGCATTCCTCATGAGCCAAATACACCAAATAGTAGCAATCCAAACAATGTTTATCTTCAACCTATGATTAGCATTTTTCACTTTGTCTTGAATAACTCCAAAATCCAAAAAATCCACTCCATTTAAGACCTCCTCAATGCCCAACCAACCATACATGTGTGTCCAAATCCCTTTCACCACGTGACAATTAAAAAAGAGATGAGAAAACACTTCCGGATGATtatcacaaaacacacaatccgGATTTAAAATGAAAGTTATTCCTCTTTTCAACAATTCATCTTTTGAAGGGATTTTTTCAATGAAGAATCTCCATGCAAAAATATGCAATTTAGAAGGAATTTTTAGCTCCCACAACACTTTCAACAAAGGTAACAAGTGGTTTGAccaaacaaaagatttggaatcatTAACTAAATCCGAAATGCTACTTACCGAAAACTCCTTTTCCGGATTGATGCACCACCGGAAGCTATCCGCCTCCATATCGTTTGGAATGAAAGAATTGATGTCGTCACAAAAACGGGACCAACATGGAAGTCCCCGAACAGCCGCTACCGAGGAAGAGATGGCAGCCCCGGTCGAAGAAACCGAACCAGCCCCGCCCGTAAAAACAGTAGCAGCCCCGCCTCTAAATAACGCCTCCAACTCCCAAAAATGGTTGCCGTTATTCCAAACCAAAACATCCGCAACTGCACAATTTTTTATGGTTGACATATCAAACAAATCCGGATAAAGCTCGCGAAGAGATTGATCACCCAACCACaaactatgccaaaaaagaatatTCTTACCATCtttacaacaacacaaaaaacACCCGAAAAAACCACCATCAATAAAGTCATCAATCAAGTTATTTTTGGTaatatctctccaccaaattgagtCATCACTTCTATTCATATCTCCATTAGGAACTTGCATCTTGAGCTTGGGACAAAGATATCTCAAAGAAAAAAatttactccaaatggcattatcttcattcaaaattctccatttccatttcAAGAGAAGAGCTTTGTTAACTTCCGCCACGTCTCTCACTCCAAGCCCTCCCTTCTCTTTCGGTCTACACACATACttccacttcacccaatgaataCACTTTTTATCGGAGCTCCCACCCCATAAAAAATCACTTTGAAGCCTTCTTATCTCTTTAATCACCTTGGTCGGAGCTTTAAAAAAAGATAAAGTGAAAGTTGGAATTGCACTAAGCATCGAATTAACTAGAGTAACTATACCTCCCATAGATAAATTCTTTCCCTTCCAACTAGAAAGCCTCCCCTTTATTTTGTTTATCACCTCCGCCCACACCTTTTTTTTCCTATGGCTCTCCCCCACCATGATTCCTAAAAATTTGAAGGGAATGCTTCCTTTGTTACAAGAAAGAAACGCCTTTGCCGCATTAAGGAACCAATCACCAACGTTTACTCCTATAATATTACTTTAagcaaaattaattttcaaaccgGAAACAAGCTCAAAACCTCTCAACAAAACTTTTAAGCTCCAAAGATTGTCACAAGACGGTTCTCCAAGAATAATTGTGTCATCCGCGAATTGCAAAATATCCATATAATCCTCTTCCCCATATTTGAAAGGTTTGAAATCCCCCACCTCTATAGATTTTCTAACAAGCGCGGTTAGACCTTCCATAGCTAGAACGAAGAGAAAGGGAGATaaaggatctccttgtctcaatcCTTTGTTCACTTTGAATTCCTTCGTAGCACTTCCATTGACCAAAACGGACATATGGCTCGTAAAAATACAAGAATCCATCCACTTCACCCACCTCTCCCCAAATCCCATTCTCACCATCATTTCTTTAAGATATTGCCAAGAAACGGAATCATACGCTTTCTCGAAATCCACCTTGAGTAAAATGCtacctcttttctttttcatCATCCAATCTAATAATTCATTCACCAAAAGGACCCCATCCATCATGTTtctacccggaacaaaagcgGTTTGATTGTTGGACACCAAAGAACCAATCACCCCTTTCAATCTAGCCGCTAGAATTTTTGCAATAATTTTGTAAATGCTACCCACCAAGCAAATAGGACGGTATTCACCTAAATTTTGCGGATTGTTGTTTTTGGGAATCAACGCTAGGAAAGAAGAAGTAATAGATTTCACAAGTGTACCTTTTCcatagaagtcattgcaaagccGTAAAACATCCTCCCGAATGACCACCCAAAACCTTTTGTAGAATTCTAAAGAGAAACCATCCGGACCCGCACTTTTGTTACCATCACACGACCAAATGGCTTCCTTAACTTCCATCTCCGAGAACGGTCTTTCAATAGAAGAACTATCCGAGATACTAAGCGGCTTCAATTGCACTCCGCTAAGCACCGGTCTCTCCTCCACAATATCATTGAAAAACAAGTTGAAATGATTGTGAATGAAATCTTTAATTTCGGTAACATCTTCCAATCTCCCTCCTCTAGCTTCAAGAGCGCACAAAGAGTTTCTCCTTCTTCTCTCTTTAAGCGAATTATGGAAAAAACGAGAATTGCAATCACCTTCGGTTAACCAAAGGTTCCTTGATTTTTGACGAAGAAAACCTTCTTTTTTATTAAGGTTTTCCCAAAAATCAATCGCCGCTCTAGCTCTACCGACCACCACTTCTTCCGGaacattacctgcaaaatgagCAAACTTGTTATCTAAAAAGTGCATCTCCTTTCCCGCCTCTTCAATGTTGAGATCTATCCAACCATAAACCTCCTTATTCCATATGGTAAGTTGCCTTTTAAGAATTTTCATTTTTTCCACCAAGCAAAAGTCTCCTCTTCCTTTCACCATAATCTTCCTCCATTGGCTGGGGTTTTTGTGGAAATAAGGCCCAACGAATTGGGATTTGAAGTGGGTCTAAGAGGGGAATTAAgactttttaattcttttaatcaTTATAATAAAAGTTACGTTGTGGAAAGTGATAAGGCTGCTCTAAGTTTCGACGCACGGTGCAACAAACTGAAAAACTCAAAAAAGGTTAGGAAAAAGATGAGGGACATTATGAATTTAGGAGAAAAACTGGAAAACTATGTGTACCCTAATGAAGCGTTCTTCCCGACGAATCCTCTTTTGCGGAAGCGGCAATCAGGTTCGGATGGTGGCTCTATTTCCCAATCCACTCGGGATGAATTACCGCTATCTTGTGAGTTGTTAACACACTCGGACGTGAGGAACTGCAATTCTAGGGTGGGCAGGGGTTATTTAGGGAAGGCTTCTGAAGGTTTATGGAACTCTATGAATAAGTTGggaatttctatttcctctaatgCCTTTGATCCTATTATGAAACTGGAGGAGATGGAGAGAAGAGATAACAAGGTGGAAAAGGAGTCAAAGGGGAACATTATGGTTAACAAATGACTATTTATTCTTTAAATATAAGAGGAGGTGGTAAATTAGTGAAGAGAAAGAGAGTAGGTTTCAACATTCAAAGAGGAGGGGTGGACATTGCTTTCATTCAAGAAACTAAACTTAGAGGAGTGAAGTTCCAAACAGTCAAAGAATTATGGGGAGATGCGTTGGTAGAGTGGTCTCATTCGGATGCGGAAGGAGCGTCAGGGGGTATTCTAATAATGTGGAGAAAGGATTTCTTTAAGGTTTTGTATAGTTTTAAAGGAGAAGGCTTTCTAGGTCTTTGTGTGGAAAAAGAGAATAGAAGGATCTACTTTGTAAACTTTTATGCTTCTTGTGATCATAACTCTAGGATGAGATCATGGAAGAGGCTTGTGGATATTAAAAGAAGTAGTAGTGACGGATCTTGGTGCATTGGAGGCGACTTTAATGTGATCACTTCCTTGGAAGAAAGAGTTGGTATTTCAAAGAAGAACTATAGGAAGGAGATAGAAGACTTTAAGGAGTTCATAGAGGAAATGGAGTTGGTGGATCCTCCCACTATAGGTGGGAAATTTACTTGGAGTAATAGTGGTGGTAGTGCTATGAGTAGATTGGATAGATTCCTTCTATCGGATAATTTCATTGTGGATTGGAAGGTCGAAGGTCAAACAATAGAAGAAAGAGATGTGTTCGATCATGCTCCAATTTGGATCAAAGACAATAAGAgaaattggggtcctaaaccttttaggtttaataataTGTGGTTTGATTATCTATATTATGGTAATAGTGGATGTCCAGGGCGGGAATGACCTAGAAAATGCTTTGGTCTTTATCTAGAAAACGAATTCAAGAAAATTGAGGACTCTACAATGCCAGAAACTAAGCGTTATAACTTTGCTAATGTCATTTTGCAGCTTAAGAAGCTTTGAGTGTTGACGACATATTAGGATTCCATTTCATTGAGAAACCTTCAAGGTGACGACAAATTAGGCTTTGTGGTTGCTTATTTTAAGGCTAAATTACTATGTAAATTAGATTGTTAAAGTTTCACTATGCTTTTAAATAGCTTCTCACACAATTTCCAAATACTATTAAGACTCTGTTAGCATTTGCTTAATTTTACGGGCTGACATATTGGgccttttaatatttgttttttatttttttacaagaaTGCATAAAAGTAAAATTATTATAGatattttaatttacttttagTGTTAGTCTTAAATTGCGACAAAATAGCAATGTTATGTTGACTAATATCATGAGTAAATTAGGacggtttaaaataacataatttttaatatattaagacGGTTTTCACCTACGTAAACTTTGAAGATATTTGTTTATTGTGTGCAGTAAACGGCATTTGAAACTGccattattttcaaacaaaatatgCCACTTTGAACTGTGTAAAATACAACGGACTACACGACGGCGAAATATAAGGGCTTTTTAAAACGTCGTATTTGTAAATTGTGGCGGTTCAAACTGCCataattttattgaattaacGGCCACAATTTACGCGCTTTTTTATAGCGAGTGTCGTTAAAATAACGCATCACCGCATTTCAAATCTAAGCCACTCCTTCTACCCAAACATATATGAAACCAAGAGGCATGATATAATTTCTTTTTCTCCTAATTTTGAAACAAGGAgagaaaaaataagtattttcaCCCCTTTCCTTTTACCACTTGATCTTGGGCCATTGGAATATTAGAAATTTTTTGCCTCTAAGTATGGATCAAAGATTTGTAATGGCCCCGTTTTAACAGTATGCCCTGATTCTAAAAGCATGCCCTGATTAACACTTACatcaaacaattaaaaattcCTCCCTAAGGATATCAATTTAATAATCCAAATTACTAAAGTCTTTCTTTAAGGTTATCTTTAAGAACAGCAACTTTCCAACCAATGGAAATGGAGTTAATCCAAATTTCCTTAACATCCTCACTAGGGGTGGATAGAAATGAACCACCCGATGCAATCCGACCGGTCCGATGGAAGATTCTTGACGTGGATCAGATTAAGTCGGTATACGGGTAATGGCGGAAGGAAGAAAAGGTTAGAGGCGGGACTACACGCTCGAATTCGGAGTTTAGTTTTGGATCCGTTGGAATCTGAATCCGACCGAAGATAACAGTAAGTGATAGGCCCAACGTATTTCTAGAATCCGCAACCCAATTTCTATATCTTGATGCTTTCAATTTTACAAACCCTAATCCATTCCTTAGCCCAATCTGAAATTCTATATATTGGCCCTTTATCTTGATGCTTTCATCTCCCAGTGGTCATCGTCTCTTGCTTTCGCTAGGTaacattctttctctttttttctcacTCTATATAATCTTCAATTTCAACTTCATTTTCAGTTTTTCCTTTCTTTTAACAACTTGGGTTGAAAGATTTATATGGAAGTAAAACTGAAACTGTAACCACACGATTTTCTTTTCAGTTCGACGTTGTTGTGCTATGAACCGCTGTCTCCCACCACCATCTCTGCTACCACGGTTGCATTCATCTCAGAATAGGTTATGGTTAAGGTTggttgtttttatttataatgaAATTTATGGTTTGTGATTAAGGTTagagttttttttaaatgatttagtgTTGTTGATTATGTTTATTATTTACATATTTTGGGTTCAGATCTTGAATCAAGGATGCAAGAGCTTTTACTTGAGATTCCTCTATGGGTGAATACGCCTGATTATGATCGAGTTAGTTTTGGTAAACTTGTTATGAGCTTTGGATTTTGATGCTGTTGTGTTTGATTGGTTGTTGATATTTGAATGTTTGATCAGGTTAATTGGTTGAACAAGTTTATATTGGATATGTGGCCTTTATTAGAGAAGGTATTTGACTAATCCTACGATAAAgtttgtgtttttattattagatgatgatgaggatgttGATTGTTCAAtggtgtttttgtttttatgcataGGCAATTTGTGGGATGATTAAAACTACAGCATAACCAATATTTGCTGAATACATTGGGAAGTATCAGATCAAAGGAATTGAGTTTGATCAGTTGAGCCTTGGTACTCTTCCTCCTATTATCTTATAATCCAAAATTCAACTATTCTAGAAGAAATTTTACATTAAGACATATAGCTACATATCATTTTCTGTTATAACTCATAAGAGTAGAATAGTTGTGGTGCAATTGCGTTGTCGAGACCAAAATTGGTGGTATTTATATTTTTGGTATAGGCCAAAATTATTTTTGTCATAACTATTATAACTTGTTCAAAATTTTATGACAGGTATAGGTAAATATTGGTCCTTTACTCTATCAATTGTTTTTTTGTCAAAATGATTATTAGAATTCTTTATGACTTGTttgttcttgattttttttgttattgatttattatttcttttataaagcTCTTGTAGCATGTCTCATATCGGTGTTATTCAATTTATGGTTATTGTCTTATGTTTTATGGATGGAAATAATTTAagatcttattattttttttgatgtTGTAGTCTGTTTTTGTGTGCAGATTTGAAATTAACATAAGAACATTCATTTATTACTATTATCAACATAAGAGCACTATTATCAAATCTTGTGGTTTTAAATTTGTGATTCTAAACTGTTAAAAGTATGTGCTTCCTgtgtttttgaattttattctGTAGATTTAAATTTTAACCAAGATGATCAATAATTTATTCTGTAGATCTAAATTTTAAAATGGATTTAAGAAATCAATAATTTAAGTTGGGCCATAATTTATACTAGCCCATTAATTAATTGGCTGAAcatattaaaaaatttgaataaaattttgACTGATTTTAAACATGGGCTTAAATTTTGATAGCCTAATAACATGCCTACCCAAAAAAAAAACCGATCTAATAAACCGAATTGATTTTAACCAAACCTGAAAAAACGAAAAGTAAAAACGGTCGAAATTGGGCCAtcat is part of the Vicia villosa cultivar HV-30 ecotype Madison, WI linkage group LG2, Vvil1.0, whole genome shotgun sequence genome and encodes:
- the LOC131649156 gene encoding uncharacterized protein LOC131649156 — translated: MTIYSLNIRGGGKLVKRKRVGFNIQRGGVDIAFIQETKLRGVKFQTVKELWGDALVEWSHSDAEGASGGILIMWRKDFFKVLYSFKGEGFLGLCVEKENRRIYFVNFYASCDHNSRMRSWKRLVDIKRSSSDGSWCIGGDFNVITSLEERVGISKKNYRKEIEDFKEFIEEMELVDPPTIGGKFTWSNSGGSAMSRLDRFLLSDNFIVDWKVEGQTIEERDVFDHAPIWIKDNKRNWGPKPFRFNNMWFDYLYYDLESRMQELLLEIPLWVNTPDYDRVNWLNKFILDMWPLLEKV